From Desulfosalsimonas propionicica, the proteins below share one genomic window:
- the serC gene encoding 3-phosphoserine/phosphohydroxythreonine transaminase, protein MEVNRICNFNAGPAALPEPVLQELQENVLNFQNCCMSILEISHRSNDFDNVINDAVARTKRLLGIGDNYHVLFLQGGASLQFAMIPMNFLAEGRTADYINTGTWSTKAIKEAQIQKKNFNVAASSEDRNFAYIPKEFSFNPDATFVHITSNNTIKGTQWDQFPDTGDVPLIADMSSDFMCRPIDMSKFGMIYVGAQKNIGPAGVCMVIVRDDMLKLIPDGLPTMLDYRTHVEKNSMYNTPPCFAIYTVQLVLKWLEETVGGLGEMEKINRKKAELLYAAFDESDFYKGTADLDSRSMMNVTFRLPSEELEKKFIDQAAQNGLGGLKGHRSVGGCRASIYNATTVENVEKLISFMKEFENRNK, encoded by the coding sequence ATGGAAGTCAATCGAATTTGCAATTTCAATGCCGGCCCGGCTGCCCTGCCCGAGCCGGTGCTCCAGGAACTGCAGGAAAATGTACTGAATTTTCAAAACTGCTGCATGTCCATTCTGGAAATCAGTCACCGGTCCAACGACTTTGACAATGTGATCAATGATGCCGTGGCCCGCACCAAGCGTCTTTTGGGCATCGGGGACAACTATCACGTCCTGTTTCTCCAGGGCGGTGCCAGCCTGCAGTTTGCCATGATCCCAATGAACTTTCTTGCAGAAGGGCGAACGGCCGATTACATCAACACCGGCACCTGGTCCACCAAGGCCATCAAGGAAGCCCAAATCCAGAAAAAGAACTTTAACGTGGCCGCCTCTTCCGAGGACCGCAATTTTGCCTACATTCCCAAGGAGTTCTCCTTTAACCCGGATGCCACATTTGTCCACATCACCTCCAACAACACCATCAAAGGAACCCAGTGGGATCAGTTTCCGGACACAGGCGATGTCCCCCTGATAGCGGACATGTCCTCGGATTTCATGTGCCGGCCCATTGACATGTCCAAATTCGGCATGATCTATGTGGGCGCACAGAAAAATATCGGCCCGGCCGGGGTTTGCATGGTGATTGTGCGCGATGATATGCTCAAACTCATTCCCGACGGTCTGCCCACCATGCTGGACTACCGCACCCATGTGGAGAAAAACTCCATGTACAACACCCCGCCCTGCTTTGCCATCTACACGGTGCAGCTGGTGCTCAAGTGGCTGGAGGAAACTGTTGGCGGACTGGGGGAGATGGAAAAAATCAACCGGAAAAAGGCGGAACTGCTTTATGCCGCATTTGATGAAAGCGATTTTTACAAGGGAACCGCGGATCTCGACAGCCGTTCAATGATGAATGTTACTTTCCGGCTTCCCAGCGAGGAACTGGAAAAGAAATTCATTGACCAGGCCGCGCAAAACGGTCTTGGCGGTCTTAAGGGCCATCGCTCGGTTGGCGGCTGCCGGGCCTCGATCTATAACGCCACCACCGTGGAAAACGTTGAAAAGCTGATATCCTTTATGAAGGAATTTGAAAACCGGAACAAATAA
- the hisD gene encoding histidinol dehydrogenase — protein MKIYDYPSAEAENRIQAIVNRGLDAGAADYQNVAAIIGDVRTRGDEAVMEYTNRFDAPGMEISGLRVTDTEMEAARNFVSSEFLSALDTAASQIEAFHRRQVRNSWFTADRQGVVLGQLTNPVDAAGVYVPGAKGGTTPLVSSVLMGAIPAAIAGVSRVVMVTPPMEDGTINAHLLAAADRVGVTEIYKTGSAWAVAALAHGTKTIAPVDVIVGPGNIYVTLAKKIVSAFVGVDMIAGPSEILVVADETADPGFIAADLLSQAEHDPLSSAILVATSRELVQSVKSEVQHQLAGLSRKQIAEQSIEDFGAVFVVGDISAAMALSNRIAPEHLELQIRDPFAWLPLVKNAGAVFLGAYTPEPVGDYMAGPNHVLPTGGSARFSSALSVDCFVKQSSVVYYSKDAFEREADAIAGLAEIEGLSAHAASIRQRLKS, from the coding sequence ATGAAGATCTATGATTACCCCTCTGCTGAGGCGGAAAACCGGATTCAGGCAATTGTCAACCGGGGCCTGGATGCGGGTGCGGCCGATTATCAAAATGTGGCCGCCATTATCGGGGATGTGCGTACCCGCGGCGATGAAGCGGTTATGGAATATACCAACCGCTTTGATGCCCCCGGAATGGAGATTTCCGGGCTCAGGGTGACAGATACAGAAATGGAGGCCGCACGCAATTTTGTGAGTTCAGAATTTCTGTCCGCCCTTGATACGGCTGCATCCCAGATTGAGGCTTTTCACCGCAGACAGGTGCGCAATTCCTGGTTTACCGCTGACCGCCAGGGCGTGGTGCTGGGCCAGTTGACCAATCCAGTGGATGCGGCCGGAGTTTATGTTCCCGGGGCAAAGGGAGGCACAACGCCTTTGGTGTCATCGGTGCTCATGGGCGCCATACCGGCTGCCATTGCCGGTGTCAGCCGGGTTGTCATGGTCACCCCGCCCATGGAAGACGGCACAATCAATGCCCATCTGCTGGCTGCTGCAGATCGGGTCGGGGTCACTGAGATTTATAAAACCGGCAGCGCCTGGGCTGTGGCTGCCCTGGCCCACGGCACAAAGACCATTGCCCCGGTGGATGTGATCGTGGGGCCGGGAAATATTTACGTGACCCTGGCCAAGAAAATCGTTTCTGCATTCGTGGGCGTGGATATGATCGCCGGGCCCAGTGAAATCCTGGTGGTCGCCGATGAAACAGCCGATCCGGGCTTTATCGCAGCCGATCTGCTGTCCCAGGCCGAGCACGATCCTCTGTCATCGGCCATACTCGTGGCCACATCCCGGGAACTGGTCCAATCAGTGAAATCCGAGGTTCAGCACCAACTGGCCGGGCTTTCCAGAAAACAGATCGCAGAGCAGTCCATAGAAGATTTTGGTGCGGTTTTTGTGGTTGGCGATATTTCCGCGGCCATGGCCCTGTCCAACCGGATCGCTCCGGAGCACCTGGAATTGCAGATCCGGGACCCGTTTGCCTGGCTGCCGCTGGTCAAAAACGCCGGGGCGGTTTTCCTTGGCGCCTATACCCCCGAGCCGGTGGGCGATTACATGGCCGGCCCCAACCACGTGCTGCCCACCGGCGGTTCAGCCCGGTTTTCATCGGCCCTTTCGGTTGACTGCTTTGTCAAACAGTCCAGCGTGGTTTATTATTCAAAGGATGCGTTTGAACGCGAAGCCGACGCCATTGCCGGTCTGGCCGAAATTGAGGGTTTGTCCGCACATGCGGCATCCATACGTCAGCGGCTTAAATCATAA
- a CDS encoding pyridoxamine 5'-phosphate oxidase family protein, with translation MQKDLKSYFEETEGTGIMATADAAGNVNAAVYARPHVLEDGSVAMIMRDRLTRKNLLENPKASFLFMEKGPGYKGCRLYLTRTGEESDVEKIRSMKRRCPTTDADPDNTDLYLVTFRVDKTLPLIGAGDGK, from the coding sequence ATGCAGAAGGATCTGAAATCGTATTTTGAAGAAACTGAAGGCACCGGCATCATGGCCACGGCCGATGCGGCCGGAAACGTCAACGCTGCTGTCTATGCAAGGCCCCATGTGCTCGAAGACGGCTCTGTGGCCATGATCATGCGCGATCGGCTGACCCGGAAAAATCTGCTGGAAAATCCAAAGGCATCCTTTCTGTTTATGGAGAAGGGCCCGGGCTACAAGGGCTGCCGGCTGTATCTGACAAGAACCGGCGAGGAAAGCGATGTTGAGAAAATCCGGTCCATGAAGCGGCGGTGTCCCACAACAGATGCGGACCCGGACAATACGGATCTTTATCTGGTCACTTTTCGGGTGGATAAGACCCTGCCTCTGATCGGCGCGGGTGATGGCAAGTGA
- a CDS encoding DUF134 domain-containing protein translates to MGRPHKKRNVAYNPNVSYFKPRGIPMKELSESVLTVDECEAIRLADYEGFSHEAAGELMGVSRATFGRIIEQARKVVADALINGRAIRIEGGSYRFVDTERRFGCKVCNHQWVLPCGTGRPENCPECGDMQVGRVGPSESKPSECR, encoded by the coding sequence ATGGGGAGACCGCATAAAAAACGCAATGTCGCATACAATCCGAATGTCAGTTATTTCAAGCCCCGGGGGATTCCCATGAAGGAACTGTCGGAAAGTGTTCTGACAGTGGATGAGTGCGAAGCCATCCGGCTGGCTGATTATGAAGGATTCTCCCATGAGGCCGCAGGAGAGCTCATGGGTGTTTCCAGGGCCACTTTCGGCCGGATCATCGAACAAGCGCGCAAGGTGGTGGCCGATGCCCTGATAAACGGCAGGGCCATCCGCATTGAAGGGGGTTCCTACCGGTTTGTGGATACGGAGCGACGATTCGGCTGTAAGGTATGCAACCATCAGTGGGTGTTGCCGTGCGGAACCGGCCGGCCGGAGAATTGCCCGGAGTGCGGGGATATGCAGGTAGGCCGGGTTGGGCCCTCAGAGAGCAAGCCCTCAGAGTGCCGATAG
- a CDS encoding thiolase family protein produces the protein MREAYIVTSLRTPGCRRGKGALAQTRPEDLLKTVIEAVMEKTPNLDKKDVEDLMIGCSFPEAQQGLNIGRIIAQMAGFPDSTCGATVNRFCSSGLEAISLQAMRIKSGWCDVAIGGGIESMSIVPMGGNMPRPHPKMAKENPDVYVSMGITAENVANRYNVSREMQDEFAYHSQMKAANAKKNGLYKELVPTPASRFVEKDGQWEEQTFVQDFDDGIREVTTIEGLGKLRPVFAANGSVTAGNSSQTTDGAAATLIVSEEALKKYNLEPIAKVKTYTVAGCRADEMGVGPAYAIPKVLDMAGLKVEDIGIFEVNEAFASQAIYCLQQLGMYDDKSLWTSDSDKRIVNVNGGAIALGHPLGCTGAKLCAQVINEMKERGVKYGVESMCIGGGMGAAAVFELV, from the coding sequence ATGAGAGAAGCCTATATTGTCACATCGCTCCGCACGCCGGGCTGCCGGAGGGGCAAAGGCGCATTGGCCCAGACACGGCCGGAGGATCTGCTCAAGACCGTGATAGAAGCTGTCATGGAAAAAACCCCCAATCTGGACAAAAAGGATGTGGAAGACCTGATGATCGGGTGTTCGTTTCCCGAAGCCCAGCAGGGGCTTAATATCGGACGTATTATCGCCCAGATGGCCGGTTTTCCGGACTCAACCTGCGGGGCCACGGTCAATCGTTTCTGCTCCTCGGGACTGGAAGCCATTTCGCTTCAGGCCATGCGCATCAAAAGCGGATGGTGTGACGTGGCCATCGGCGGCGGCATTGAATCCATGAGCATTGTGCCCATGGGCGGCAACATGCCCCGCCCGCATCCCAAGATGGCAAAGGAAAATCCGGATGTCTACGTTTCCATGGGCATTACCGCGGAAAACGTGGCCAACCGTTACAATGTCAGTCGGGAAATGCAGGACGAGTTTGCCTATCATTCTCAGATGAAAGCGGCAAATGCCAAAAAGAACGGACTTTACAAGGAGCTCGTTCCCACCCCGGCCTCCCGCTTCGTGGAAAAAGACGGCCAGTGGGAAGAGCAGACCTTTGTCCAGGATTTTGACGACGGCATCCGGGAGGTCACTACCATTGAGGGGCTTGGCAAGCTTCGTCCGGTTTTTGCCGCAAACGGATCCGTTACAGCGGGAAATTCCTCCCAGACCACTGACGGGGCCGCTGCCACGCTGATCGTAAGCGAAGAGGCCCTGAAGAAATACAACCTGGAGCCCATTGCAAAAGTCAAAACCTATACCGTGGCCGGCTGCAGGGCCGATGAAATGGGCGTGGGGCCTGCTTACGCAATTCCCAAGGTCCTGGACATGGCCGGGCTTAAGGTCGAGGATATCGGCATTTTTGAAGTCAACGAGGCCTTTGCCTCCCAGGCCATCTACTGCCTGCAGCAGCTCGGGATGTATGATGACAAGAGCCTGTGGACCTCTGACAGTGACAAGCGCATTGTCAATGTCAACGGCGGTGCCATCGCCCTGGGCCACCCCCTGGGCTGCACCGGCGCCAAGCTCTGCGCCCAGGTGATCAACGAGATGAAAGAACGCGGCGTGAAATACGGCGTGGAATCCATGTGCATCGGCGGCGGCATGGGTGCTGCGGCTGTGTTTGAGCTGGTATAG
- a CDS encoding Mrp/NBP35 family ATP-binding protein — MEKCQQGGCDSQQAQQQQQQQQQQQQEQSVKETLAKIKNKFVVMSGKGGVGKTSVSVNLAMALAEKGYQVGIMDVDVHGPDVPRMLGLSGMLTGDGKKLAPMRYSDHLAAISIEGLMPDKDSAVIWRGPLKHSAITQFVSDVDWGELDFLIVDSPPGTGDEPMSVAQTIPDAQAIIVTTPQEVALSDVRKSINFCSKVEMPVFGVIENMSGYACPHCGETIELFGSGGGEKTAQQFGLNFLGRIPFDANMVKSGDAGQSYMRAYADSAVTQAFDRIVEQMGKLIQS; from the coding sequence ATGGAAAAGTGTCAGCAGGGCGGATGCGACTCGCAGCAAGCCCAGCAGCAACAGCAGCAACAACAGCAACAGCAGCAGGAACAGTCGGTCAAGGAAACCCTTGCCAAAATCAAAAACAAGTTCGTGGTCATGAGCGGCAAGGGCGGCGTGGGCAAAACCAGCGTGTCTGTGAACCTGGCCATGGCCCTGGCAGAAAAGGGATATCAGGTGGGCATTATGGATGTGGATGTGCACGGCCCGGATGTGCCCAGGATGCTGGGTTTGTCCGGCATGCTCACCGGAGACGGCAAAAAGCTCGCCCCAATGCGCTACAGCGACCACTTGGCGGCCATTTCCATTGAGGGGCTCATGCCGGACAAGGATTCAGCCGTTATTTGGCGGGGGCCGCTCAAGCATTCGGCCATCACCCAGTTTGTATCTGACGTGGACTGGGGGGAACTGGATTTTCTGATCGTGGACTCGCCTCCGGGCACCGGAGATGAGCCCATGAGCGTGGCCCAGACCATTCCCGACGCCCAGGCCATTATCGTGACCACTCCCCAGGAGGTGGCCCTTTCAGACGTGCGCAAATCCATCAACTTCTGCAGCAAGGTGGAAATGCCGGTATTCGGCGTCATCGAGAACATGAGCGGCTATGCCTGTCCCCACTGCGGCGAAACCATTGAGCTGTTTGGTTCCGGCGGCGGAGAGAAAACCGCGCAGCAGTTCGGGCTCAATTTTCTGGGCCGGATTCCTTTTGATGCCAACATGGTCAAGTCCGGCGATGCCGGCCAGTCCTATATGCGTGCGTACGCGGATTCGGCTGTGACACAGGCCTTTGACCGGATCGTGGAGCAAATGGGCAAGCTGATCCAATCCTGA
- a CDS encoding rubredoxin-like domain-containing protein produces MKKWRCTVCNYIHEGDQPPETCPVCGADKSKFVEVSDAEAKEIQAKKSEKQLEREKAMAEKAKAQSPGSKQKSQTGQSASGQKGSGKKGWIEFANGQMIRHHAHPVSVHIPNGVLPVSVLFVLLALWCTGQGFATAAFYNSVVVLIAMPAVLYTGYNAWQRKYGGSWTTIFIFKIITALIVTVTCLLVVIWYVVNPEILSGGAARQAGFVFLNLIMLAAAVVAGLIGGKLVFKD; encoded by the coding sequence ATGAAAAAATGGCGGTGCACGGTCTGCAACTACATTCACGAGGGGGATCAGCCGCCGGAGACCTGTCCGGTATGCGGGGCGGATAAAAGCAAGTTTGTTGAAGTCAGTGATGCGGAAGCCAAAGAGATCCAGGCCAAAAAAAGCGAAAAACAGCTTGAGCGGGAAAAGGCCATGGCTGAGAAGGCAAAAGCCCAAAGCCCGGGTTCAAAACAAAAGTCCCAAACAGGACAAAGCGCATCCGGGCAAAAGGGTTCCGGCAAAAAGGGCTGGATCGAGTTTGCCAATGGCCAGATGATCCGGCATCATGCCCATCCCGTGTCCGTGCACATCCCCAACGGGGTACTGCCGGTATCTGTTCTGTTTGTCCTTCTCGCCCTCTGGTGCACAGGCCAGGGTTTTGCCACGGCAGCGTTTTACAACAGCGTGGTGGTGTTAATCGCAATGCCGGCAGTGCTCTATACCGGTTACAATGCCTGGCAGCGCAAATACGGCGGTTCATGGACCACTATTTTTATCTTCAAGATCATCACCGCGTTGATTGTGACCGTCACCTGTCTGCTGGTGGTGATCTGGTATGTTGTCAACCCGGAGATTTTGTCCGGCGGGGCAGCCCGTCAGGCCGGTTTTGTGTTTTTGAATCTGATTATGCTGGCCGCAGCAGTGGTAGCCGGTTTAATCGGTGGAAAGCTTGTTTTCAAGGATTAG
- a CDS encoding 6-phosphofructokinase, producing MTEKSTWSLKSFMAQADVGKTVSSASSALSERLGFIPPVCEVFKSPFIRLETENRYGFQIHPSARESLPDIIDNPVEGIVGADQPDPAAKPSDRRLNIGIVFSGGPAPGGHNVIAGVFDAMFAANENSRLFGFLLGPDGILENNYMEITREKVDAYRNLGGFTMIGTGRSKIDTPDKMALARQHCLDLNLDALVIVGGDDSNTNAAFMAQEFFNDGIQVIGVPKTIDGDIQVRDKNSELLCAMSFGFHTAARAFAHNVSGLCADCSSDVKYWHICKVMGRVASHLALEVGLQVHPNITLIGEEVADFIDEERIEKAREQGTVDYTAYGMTLRHVSRLICDGIVKRAAAGKNYGVIVMPEGLLEFINEIQVFIIKLNTIIADYNQTHDTDFHSDFPTLDDKLDHLRRMARMARENHIFTVWNTRDDDLFNVLPPFFQEGLLTERDSHGNFQFSQVETDKVIMGLVKDYLKTLAEQGVYKIGIERGWYARTMEKGGLDPKTYGRALFQNFDTDDAFLLVKKSAVSVKTLKQTLAREGVLDESKDIPKPIDKIYKASMPKFKTQNHFYGYDGRGNDPTWFDCTYTYNLGRTVFALIACGATGQMAAIKNLEKDFSDWTPLGIPIAPLMHLEERKGKLALVLEKSLVDIEAPAFRVFSAMREKWLAAEPGPDCYRRPGPIRYSGESEDSRPITLVLNELGRQ from the coding sequence ATGACGGAAAAAAGCACCTGGTCGCTGAAATCTTTCATGGCGCAGGCAGACGTTGGAAAAACCGTCAGCAGCGCCAGTTCCGCCTTGTCAGAACGCCTCGGATTCATCCCCCCCGTATGCGAAGTCTTCAAATCCCCTTTTATCCGGCTGGAAACAGAAAACCGTTATGGTTTCCAAATCCACCCCTCGGCCCGGGAAAGCCTGCCCGATATCATTGACAACCCGGTGGAGGGCATTGTGGGCGCAGATCAGCCGGACCCGGCAGCCAAACCTTCGGACAGGCGGCTTAACATCGGCATTGTGTTTTCCGGCGGGCCGGCCCCGGGAGGGCATAACGTGATTGCCGGGGTATTTGACGCCATGTTTGCGGCCAATGAAAACAGCCGCCTTTTCGGATTTCTTTTGGGTCCTGACGGTATCCTGGAAAACAATTACATGGAAATCACCCGGGAAAAAGTCGATGCCTACCGCAACCTGGGCGGCTTTACCATGATCGGAACCGGAAGATCCAAAATCGACACACCGGATAAAATGGCTCTGGCCCGCCAGCACTGCCTTGATTTGAACCTGGATGCCCTGGTGATCGTGGGCGGCGATGATTCCAACACCAATGCCGCGTTCATGGCCCAGGAGTTTTTCAATGACGGCATACAGGTCATTGGCGTGCCCAAGACCATTGACGGGGACATCCAGGTGCGGGACAAAAACAGCGAGTTGTTGTGTGCCATGTCCTTTGGCTTTCACACCGCGGCCCGGGCCTTTGCCCACAATGTCAGCGGGCTGTGTGCGGACTGCAGCTCAGATGTGAAATACTGGCATATCTGCAAGGTCATGGGGCGGGTGGCCAGCCACCTGGCCCTGGAAGTGGGCCTGCAGGTCCATCCCAATATTACACTTATTGGCGAGGAAGTGGCTGATTTCATTGACGAGGAGCGGATTGAAAAAGCCCGTGAGCAGGGAACCGTGGATTACACCGCCTATGGCATGACACTTCGGCACGTCTCCCGGCTGATCTGCGACGGCATTGTCAAGCGGGCGGCTGCGGGCAAAAATTACGGCGTGATTGTCATGCCCGAGGGGTTGCTGGAATTTATCAATGAAATCCAGGTATTTATCATCAAGCTCAATACCATTATCGCAGACTACAACCAGACCCATGACACGGATTTTCACTCGGATTTCCCGACCCTGGACGACAAGCTCGACCATTTGCGGCGCATGGCCCGCATGGCCCGGGAAAACCATATTTTCACGGTCTGGAATACCCGGGATGACGACCTGTTTAATGTCCTGCCCCCGTTTTTCCAGGAAGGCCTGCTCACGGAGCGAGATAGCCACGGCAACTTCCAGTTCTCCCAGGTGGAAACCGACAAGGTGATCATGGGCCTGGTCAAGGATTACCTCAAAACCCTGGCCGAGCAGGGCGTCTATAAAATCGGCATCGAACGGGGCTGGTATGCCCGGACCATGGAAAAAGGCGGCCTGGATCCGAAAACCTACGGCCGGGCCCTGTTTCAAAACTTTGACACCGATGATGCCTTTCTGCTGGTCAAAAAATCCGCGGTTTCGGTAAAAACCTTAAAACAGACCCTGGCCCGGGAAGGGGTTTTGGATGAAAGCAAAGACATTCCCAAACCCATTGACAAAATCTACAAGGCCTCCATGCCCAAATTCAAAACCCAGAATCATTTCTACGGCTATGACGGCCGGGGAAATGATCCCACCTGGTTTGACTGCACCTACACCTACAATCTGGGGCGAACCGTATTTGCCTTGATCGCCTGCGGAGCCACCGGGCAGATGGCAGCCATTAAGAACCTGGAAAAAGATTTTTCCGACTGGACGCCTCTGGGCATCCCCATTGCTCCCCTGATGCACCTCGAGGAACGCAAGGGGAAACTGGCCCTGGTGCTGGAAAAATCCCTTGTGGACATTGAAGCCCCGGCCTTTCGGGTGTTTTCCGCAATGCGGGAGAAATGGCTGGCCGCCGAACCCGGACCGGATTGTTACCGCAGGCCCGGACCCATCCGCTATTCAGGCGAAAGCGAGGATTCCCGGCCCATTACCCTGGTGTTAAACGAACTGGGACGCCAATAA